In Fibrobacterota bacterium, a single genomic region encodes these proteins:
- a CDS encoding indole-3-glycerol-phosphate synthase TrpC yields the protein MSDDFLANMAAASRARSLGAQALLPERELRARIAGLPAVPPLRLNSFDLIAEVKLRSPAVGLLKAAADEDVGARVATYARAGAAAVSILTEPSRFDGSLADLADGARSLAPLGVPAMRKDFLVDGY from the coding sequence GTGAGCGACGACTTCCTCGCGAACATGGCCGCTGCATCGCGGGCGCGCTCGCTCGGGGCGCAGGCGCTGCTGCCGGAGCGCGAGCTGCGCGCACGCATCGCGGGTCTGCCCGCCGTGCCCCCTCTGCGGCTGAATTCGTTCGATCTCATCGCCGAGGTGAAGCTGCGCTCGCCGGCCGTGGGCCTGCTCAAGGCCGCGGCCGACGAAGACGTCGGCGCGCGCGTCGCGACCTATGCGCGGGCCGGCGCCGCCGCCGTGTCCATCCTCACCGAGCCGAGCCGCTTCGACGGCTCGCTCGCGGATCTCGCGGATGGCGCGCGCTCGCTGGCGCCGCTCGGCGTGCCGGCGATGCGCAAGGATTTCCTCGTCGACGGTTACCA
- the trpD gene encoding anthranilate phosphoribosyltransferase yields the protein MILREALEQLLNGKSLTEADAGQLLRALTGADMPPALAGAVLAALRSKGVTADELRGFARAMRALARRPAIPPSPRAIDIVGTGGDASGSFNLSTGAALLTAACGVDVVKHGNRSVSSRSGSADVLEQLGLKLPLDESAAGACLAATRFTFLFAPHYHPAMKAIAPIRQALGVRTVFNILGPLTNPAAPLFQLTGAYDLPTAQLMGDALAGLPIERAFVVHGAEGWDEPTPLGPFTVLDVRPVQVKAEIRSPSDYGLDLCGATDLAGGDAASNARALRAVLTGEDRGAHRDALLLGTALALEIVGKVDNPRDGAALARQAIDSGAARRTLESLAAFGNGAGL from the coding sequence ATGATCCTGCGCGAGGCGCTCGAGCAGCTGCTGAACGGGAAGTCGCTGACCGAAGCGGACGCCGGACAGCTGTTGCGCGCGCTGACCGGCGCCGACATGCCGCCCGCGCTCGCCGGCGCCGTCCTCGCGGCGCTGCGCTCGAAGGGTGTCACCGCCGACGAGCTGCGCGGTTTCGCGCGCGCGATGCGCGCGCTCGCGCGGCGCCCGGCGATTCCGCCGAGCCCGCGCGCCATCGACATCGTCGGTACCGGCGGCGACGCGTCGGGCAGCTTCAATCTCTCGACCGGCGCCGCGCTGCTGACCGCCGCGTGCGGCGTCGACGTGGTGAAACACGGCAACCGTTCGGTCTCGAGCCGGTCCGGCAGCGCCGACGTGCTCGAGCAGCTCGGACTCAAACTACCGCTCGACGAATCGGCCGCCGGTGCCTGCCTCGCGGCGACCCGGTTCACGTTCCTGTTTGCGCCTCACTACCACCCGGCGATGAAGGCCATCGCGCCGATCCGCCAGGCGCTGGGCGTGCGCACGGTGTTCAACATCCTGGGGCCTCTCACGAACCCGGCCGCGCCGCTGTTCCAGCTCACGGGCGCCTACGACCTGCCGACCGCGCAACTGATGGGAGACGCCCTGGCGGGTCTGCCGATCGAGCGCGCGTTCGTCGTGCACGGCGCCGAAGGCTGGGACGAGCCGACACCGCTGGGCCCGTTCACCGTGCTCGACGTACGGCCGGTCCAGGTCAAGGCCGAGATCCGCAGCCCGTCCGACTACGGGCTCGACCTGTGCGGGGCCACCGATCTCGCCGGCGGCGATGCCGCGTCGAACGCGCGCGCGCTGCGCGCCGTGCTGACCGGCGAAGATCGCGGCGCCCACCGCGACGCCTTGTTGCTGGGCACCGCGCTCGCGCTCGAAATCGTCGGCAAGGTGGACAACCCGCGCGACGGGGCCGCGCTCGCGCGCCAGGCCATCGACAGCGGCGCCGCGCGCCGCACGCTCGAATCGTTGGCCGCGTTCGGCAACGGGGCAGGGCTGTGA